One segment of Babesia bigemina genome assembly Bbig001, chromosome : II DNA contains the following:
- a CDS encoding Peroxiredoxin Q, chloroplastic: MLSCVLRYRMLPRILFLVSLRITSTLRYSRLIERWTGSHLTPQLPESGNKMIGRTLPSDVLDSRLLTDDGGETTLRSILSDLPSDRKGLVMFLFPSIDTPFCTAQACAFSSSTELFQSLGYQVYGLTRVSGRSTADWIKRHELNFAILMDPDWTVIKYFRCTWMYFLINRSHAIIRRDGKVLALERGVPAHQSASRVLEIIKALPSTDR, from the coding sequence ATGTTGTCTTGTGTCCTGAGATATCGTATGCTGCCCCGGATTCTTTTCCTGGTCTCCTTGCGGATCACTTCCACACTGAGGTATTCTCGGCTAATAGAGCGTTGGACAGGTTCTCACCTCACTCCACAGCTACCAGAGAGCGGCAATAAAATGATTGGTAGAACGCTTCCAAGTGACGTATTAGATTCGAGGCTGCTAACGGATGATGGAGGTGAGACTACGCTTCGCTCGATTCTATCAGACTTGCCCAGCGATCGCAAAGGCTTGGTTATGTTTTTATTCCCTAGCATAGACACACCGTTTTGCACCGCACAGGCATGTGCCTTCAGCTCGTCTACCGAATTATTCCAGTCCCTTGGGTACCAAGTCTACGGATTGACGCGAGTGTCAGGACGCTCGACTGCGGATTGGATAAAAAGACATGAACTAAACTTCGCCATCCTTATGGATCCGGATTGGACCGTCATTAAATACTTCAGGTGTACTTGGATGTATTTCTTGATTAATAGGTCACATGCGATCATTAGGCGTGATGGCAAGGTTTTGGCGTTGGAACGAGGTGTCCCCGCTCATCAGTCCGCGTCAAGAGTGCTTGAAATAATCAAGGCGTTACCATCAACTGATAGATGA
- a CDS encoding DNA-directed RNA polymerase II — MYFVVEQWKIINVKPSQLGPSYQQNIEEMLRNQVEGHCSSKYGYVVCVIRIIKNEIGRVQDGTGMIVVNVKYQAIVFKPFNDEVGC, encoded by the coding sequence ATGTACTTTGTAGTCGAACAATGGAAGATTATAAATGTGAAGCCGTCGCAGTTGGGTCCAAGCTACCAGCAGAACATCGAGGAGATGCTGCGGAATCAGGTCGAAGGCCACTGTAGTTCGAAATACGGTTATGTTGTCTGTGTCATCCGCATAATTAAGAACGAAATCGGCCGTGTCCAGGATGGCACAGGCATGATCGTGGTGAATGTGAAATACCAGGCCATCGTTTTTAAGCCCTTTAACGACGAGGTAGGTTGTTAA
- a CDS encoding centrin 3, putative, which produces MYPRHDIGHSVPSKIGCGQIFRRGRSEVREDHLREISAAFSLLDSANTGRIDYHELKVAMRALGFDAKKQEVLQLMAKYDNMETGYIDFEAFKEIMVKKISERDPMEEINRAFELFDEDNKGKISFKDLKRVSKELGHNLSDEELRAMIDEFDNDRDGAISKDDFIGIMRQTTIY; this is translated from the exons ATGTATCCCAGACACGACATAGGCCATAGCGTGCCCAGCAAAATTGGCTGTGGCCAAATATTTCGTAGAGGCAGATCTGAGGTCAGAGAAGACCACCTGAGGGAAATATCGGCGGCCTTCAGCCTTCTCGACTCGGCCAATACTGGAAGAATCGACTACCACGAGCTGAAG GTGGCTATGCGCGCTCTAGGCTTCGATGCTAAGAAGCAAGAAGTACTGCAGCTCATGGCGAAATATGATAACATGGAGACCGGATACATCGACTTCGAAGCATTCAAAGAAATAA TGGTCAAGAAAATATCGGAAAGAGATCCTATGGAAGAGATCAATCGTGCATTTGAActcttcgacgaggacaaCAAAG GCAAAATATCGTTTAAGGATCTTAAACGTGTATCCAAGGAGCTCGGGCATAACCTTTCTGACGAGGAGCTTAGGGCCATGATCGACGAGTTCGACAACGACAGGGACGGCGCCATCTCAAAAGATGATTTCATAGGCATAATGCGTCAGACTACCATATACTAG